The proteins below are encoded in one region of Methanoculleus taiwanensis:
- a CDS encoding HNH endonuclease: MSEIQLDLGAFDPAGGALCDGNPGLNGFLPLCYRCPFADRTARPLRCREYDLPIRARGKYALKGWKKVRTLVLERDGNRCVICSGEENLHIHHIDGDNTHDSAENLATLCEFCHARVHTELRREGGHERVARVLDLVRAEKRDA; the protein is encoded by the coding sequence GTGAGTGAGATACAACTGGATCTCGGGGCGTTCGATCCGGCGGGCGGCGCCCTCTGCGACGGCAACCCCGGCCTGAACGGGTTTCTCCCCCTCTGCTACCGCTGCCCCTTCGCCGACCGGACAGCACGCCCGCTCCGGTGCCGGGAGTACGATCTCCCGATACGGGCACGGGGCAAATATGCCCTGAAGGGCTGGAAGAAGGTCAGAACCCTCGTCCTTGAGCGAGACGGCAACCGCTGTGTCATCTGTTCCGGGGAGGAGAATCTGCATATCCACCACATCGACGGAGACAATACGCACGACAGTGCTGAAAACCTCGCCACCCTCTGCGAGTTCTGCCACGCCCGGGTGCATACCGAGCTTCGGCGGGAGGGCGGGCACGAGCGGGTGGCGCGGGTGCTCGATCTGGTGCGGGCAGAGAAGCGGGACGCGTGA
- a CDS encoding TrmB family transcriptional regulator, with product MDLRALQEIGMSEAEISVYTTLIAHNPLSAREIAEKSGLYRPYVYDTLAKLTEKGLVTRAILPKANVYQAAHPDRIVRIIEERRVRVLEAVATLRETYHESKADTAVRIYEGNEGLKSFYEELYAAIKDEETEHLYVIGGTGEAANHLEYYFPKLLQRGAAEQLHRRVAIRMIYNASARGSELARSYGDLIDLKFTPPNRDAGATTIITDTMMAIMVLRERPFVLCTANRHIVGAYRILFDRLWEMEEENSSA from the coding sequence ATGGATCTTCGAGCTCTCCAGGAGATCGGCATGAGTGAAGCGGAGATCAGTGTCTATACGACACTCATAGCACACAACCCGCTCTCTGCCAGGGAGATAGCAGAGAAGTCAGGACTGTATCGCCCGTATGTCTACGATACGCTGGCCAAACTGACGGAGAAGGGACTTGTCACCCGGGCAATACTGCCGAAGGCGAACGTCTACCAGGCCGCCCATCCGGACAGGATCGTGAGGATAATCGAGGAGCGGCGGGTGCGGGTGCTCGAAGCGGTCGCAACGCTCCGCGAGACCTATCATGAGTCGAAGGCGGATACCGCCGTCAGGATATACGAAGGGAACGAAGGGCTCAAATCCTTCTACGAGGAACTCTACGCCGCCATCAAGGATGAAGAAACAGAACATCTCTACGTCATCGGAGGCACCGGGGAGGCGGCGAACCACCTCGAGTACTACTTCCCGAAACTCCTGCAGCGCGGCGCCGCTGAGCAACTTCACCGGCGGGTCGCTATCAGAATGATCTACAACGCTTCGGCACGCGGATCGGAGCTTGCGCGATCATACGGCGACCTCATCGATCTGAAGTTCACGCCGCCGAACCGCGACGCCGGAGCGACGACGATCATCACCGATACGATGATGGCGATCATGGTGCTCAGGGAGAGGCCGTTTGTCCTCTGCACCGCTAACCGGCATATCGTCGGAGCCTACAGAATCCTCTTCGACCGGCTCTGGGAGATGGAGGAGGAAAACTCATCGGCGTGA
- a CDS encoding nuclear transport factor 2 family protein → MTASILRHISLLFLSSRGGFGLSGAAPPDKTFRLYQESFNTGDIPGIAALLSEDAAAEEQIRPYVTAGVTMEGFEITRFTVSPDETAEMEFSVRWRFPGGALQRDVYFFGGGRMALTARDGLWRLPAVIEPCRASGEHAPPGYL, encoded by the coding sequence ATGACAGCAAGCATCCTGCGACATATTTCCCTCCTGTTTCTCTCCTCCCGCGGAGGTTTCGGCCTATCGGGAGCCGCTCCGCCGGATAAGACCTTCAGGTTGTATCAGGAGTCCTTCAATACGGGTGATATCCCCGGCATTGCTGCTCTCCTCTCTGAGGATGCAGCGGCCGAGGAGCAGATCCGGCCGTACGTCACCGCAGGTGTGACGATGGAGGGGTTTGAGATCACCCGGTTTACCGTCTCTCCGGACGAGACCGCCGAGATGGAATTCTCCGTGAGATGGCGGTTCCCGGGCGGTGCGCTGCAGCGGGATGTCTACTTCTTCGGCGGCGGGAGAATGGCGCTCACTGCACGGGACGGTCTCTGGCGTCTTCCGGCCGTCATCGAACCATGCCGGGCGTCAGGTGAGCACGCGCCGCCCGGCTATCTGTGA
- a CDS encoding S1C family serine protease, giving the protein MPPPTPAGHADTPGTEESDAELLDAYSRAVIRVVEAVGPAVVSVAVGKQVPGHGGQQIGGGSGVIVAPDGYILTNDHVVHRAGTIEVRLADGTPLPARVVGTDPATDLALIQAKGNDLACAPLGDSRSLAVGQLAIAIGNPLGFQSTVSTGVLSALGRALRGRDGRLIEDVIQHTAPLNPGNSGGPLVDSRGRIIGINTAIIALAQGIGFSIPADTAKRVVPELLAYGKVKRAHLGIGCQIRPLNPGVAAGYNLNAGYAVEVVTTNPGSPAARAGIRVGDLIVAVNSLPVGSIDDLHRILAGCLIEEPVTVTVIRGGRRIDLTVNPIGTDRSIAVR; this is encoded by the coding sequence GTGCCTCCTCCAACCCCGGCGGGGCATGCGGATACCCCCGGAACCGAAGAATCGGATGCGGAGCTCCTCGACGCATATTCCCGCGCCGTGATCCGCGTGGTAGAGGCCGTAGGCCCTGCTGTAGTGAGCGTTGCCGTGGGAAAGCAGGTGCCGGGGCACGGCGGCCAGCAGATAGGGGGCGGTTCCGGCGTGATCGTCGCTCCTGACGGATATATCCTGACGAACGATCACGTCGTTCACCGGGCAGGCACCATCGAGGTGCGGCTTGCAGACGGAACACCCCTGCCCGCCCGGGTAGTCGGCACCGACCCGGCCACCGACCTTGCTCTCATCCAGGCAAAAGGAAACGATCTCGCCTGTGCACCGCTCGGCGACTCGCGATCACTTGCGGTCGGCCAGCTCGCGATCGCTATCGGCAACCCGCTCGGGTTCCAGTCCACCGTCTCGACTGGCGTGCTGAGCGCGCTCGGACGGGCACTTAGGGGGCGCGACGGCCGTCTTATCGAGGACGTCATCCAGCATACAGCACCCTTAAACCCCGGAAACTCCGGCGGACCGCTGGTCGACTCACGCGGTCGGATTATCGGGATCAATACCGCGATCATCGCTCTTGCGCAGGGTATCGGCTTCTCAATACCCGCCGATACGGCAAAACGGGTCGTCCCGGAGCTGCTCGCCTACGGCAAAGTAAAACGTGCCCATCTCGGTATCGGATGCCAGATCCGCCCGCTCAATCCAGGGGTGGCAGCCGGATACAACCTGAATGCGGGGTACGCCGTCGAGGTTGTCACCACAAACCCCGGGAGCCCTGCAGCCCGGGCGGGGATCCGGGTCGGAGACCTGATCGTCGCCGTCAACAGCCTCCCGGTAGGAAGCATCGACGACCTGCATCGCATCCTTGCCGGATGCCTTATCGAAGAGCCGGTGACCGTCACCGTCATCCGCGGCGGGCGGCGTATCGACCTTACGGTAAACCCCATCGGCACCGACAGATCTATTGCCGTCAGGTAG
- a CDS encoding NAD(P)-dependent oxidoreductase, producing MSNRMKVGFIGLGHLGSVMVGRLKAEGVEPVVWNRTRAKAEALGLPVAENPAALIGGADIVILSLFDSDAVESVLTSPDGLLAGDCAGKIVVDTSTNHFERVAAFHGIVREHGASYLEAPVLGSVVPASQGALTVLVSGDADACERARPILEVLAKTLFYLGEPGRATRMKLINNLVLGTLMATSAEAVALGEAAGIDRETAVDILLAGAGNSAVLAGKREKLVSEDFSTHFSSALIYKDLHYLQDLARDLRRPLFTGSITKELYGLVRMRGIDDLDFSALYTVLRDY from the coding sequence ATGTCGAATCGTATGAAGGTGGGGTTCATCGGCCTCGGCCACCTCGGGAGCGTCATGGTTGGGCGGCTCAAAGCCGAAGGAGTCGAACCGGTTGTCTGGAATAGGACACGAGCGAAGGCGGAAGCTCTCGGCCTTCCGGTGGCGGAGAACCCTGCGGCACTGATCGGCGGAGCCGATATCGTCATCCTCAGCCTCTTTGACAGCGACGCGGTCGAGTCTGTTCTCACCTCTCCGGACGGGCTTCTCGCCGGTGACTGTGCAGGAAAGATCGTCGTCGATACGTCCACCAATCACTTCGAGCGGGTGGCGGCGTTCCACGGGATCGTCCGGGAGCACGGCGCATCCTACCTCGAAGCCCCCGTGCTCGGGAGCGTTGTACCCGCGTCGCAGGGTGCCCTGACGGTGCTCGTCTCCGGCGACGCGGATGCCTGCGAACGTGCCCGCCCGATCCTCGAGGTGCTCGCGAAGACGCTCTTCTACCTCGGCGAGCCCGGACGTGCAACCCGCATGAAGCTCATCAACAATCTGGTGCTCGGCACTCTGATGGCGACATCTGCGGAGGCGGTTGCCCTCGGCGAGGCGGCGGGGATCGATCGCGAAACCGCCGTCGATATCCTCCTTGCCGGTGCGGGAAACTCGGCGGTGCTCGCCGGCAAGCGGGAGAAACTCGTCAGCGAGGATTTCTCCACTCACTTCTCATCGGCGCTGATCTACAAGGATCTCCACTACCTGCAGGACCTGGCACGCGATCTGCGGCGGCCGCTCTTCACCGGCAGCATCACCAAGGAACTCTATGGCCTCGTGCGGATGCGGGGTATCGACGACCTTGACTTCTCCGCCCTCTATACGGTGCTGAGGGACTATTGA
- a CDS encoding cyclophilin-like family protein — translation MDDRPVPASPVNIIGRIRGDAARLRDARGAGVVRVEKV, via the coding sequence ATGGACGATCGCCCCGTCCCGGCAAGTCCCGTGAATATCATCGGGCGGATCCGGGGCGATGCCGCGAGGCTGCGGGATGCCCGGGGAGCAGGGGTGGTCAGGGTGGAGAAGGTCTGA
- a CDS encoding tetratricopeptide repeat protein: MGILGHLFGGREEESGVPRHDRDHERAWNSAAIACAREGRFDDAVGCFDRALLTDPKNPKLLNNKGVFLELQNRDQDALACFTEALSIDPGFVPAWISRGMMHRRRGRLAEALDCYDRALALDPGSVIAWYNRSGVFMALGRVQEAVTCYEKALALDPDFVPGWIDLGYAHFTRQHYEDALSCYDRALASDPENTRAWSLKGGAFYASGEYRQALSCFDRVLEFDTASASGWSMKCSVLFRMERYRDALTCADRALALEPDCSVTLQVRERLLELIGD, translated from the coding sequence ATGGGAATACTCGGGCACCTCTTCGGGGGGAGAGAGGAAGAGTCAGGTGTGCCCCGGCACGACCGCGACCACGAGAGGGCATGGAACAGCGCCGCGATCGCCTGTGCCCGGGAAGGAAGGTTTGACGATGCGGTCGGCTGTTTTGATCGGGCGCTCCTGACCGATCCGAAGAATCCGAAACTATTGAACAACAAAGGTGTGTTTCTTGAACTCCAGAACCGGGATCAGGATGCACTGGCCTGTTTTACGGAGGCACTTTCGATCGATCCCGGATTCGTTCCGGCATGGATCTCGCGTGGGATGATGCACCGGCGGCGGGGCAGACTCGCCGAGGCGCTGGACTGTTACGACCGTGCGCTTGCTCTCGACCCGGGTTCCGTTATCGCCTGGTACAACCGGAGCGGTGTCTTCATGGCGCTCGGCCGGGTGCAGGAAGCGGTCACCTGCTATGAGAAAGCGCTCGCTCTCGACCCGGATTTCGTCCCGGGATGGATCGATCTCGGGTATGCCCATTTCACCCGGCAGCACTATGAGGATGCCCTCTCCTGCTACGACCGGGCACTCGCTTCCGACCCCGAGAATACGCGCGCCTGGAGCCTGAAGGGCGGGGCGTTCTACGCTTCGGGAGAGTACCGTCAGGCCCTCTCCTGCTTCGACCGTGTGCTTGAGTTCGATACCGCCTCGGCCTCCGGGTGGAGCATGAAGTGCAGCGTGCTTTTCCGCATGGAGCGGTACCGGGATGCCCTCACCTGCGCCGATCGGGCGCTCGCACTCGAGCCGGACTGTTCCGTGACCCTGCAGGTTCGTGAACGGCTGCTGGAACTCATCGGCGACTGA
- a CDS encoding tetratricopeptide repeat protein: MQPAEVRSVTVSPETGWRCGAAEVSDLWHLWRIDPKSALSWSLRGAVLDLRGDGRGAMDCFGRALDLDASLVPAWLARAMMHRRRGRLNDALACYDRVLELDRSHPAARYHRGGVLAALGRAGEAVACFESLLDDNPHFVGAWIDLGYVHLSRHRYGEAVACYDRALADVPESARAWSLKGGALYALGEYRQALSCFNRALSINPRHAVAWSMTCCVLCHLGLYRPALLCAEKSLALDPSCMLTSQARDMLRRILEGW; this comes from the coding sequence GTGCAACCGGCAGAGGTTCGAAGCGTTACGGTGAGCCCGGAGACCGGGTGGCGGTGCGGTGCGGCAGAGGTGTCCGATCTCTGGCACCTGTGGAGAATAGATCCAAAGAGCGCTCTGTCCTGGAGTCTCAGGGGAGCGGTTCTCGATCTCCGGGGGGACGGTCGGGGAGCGATGGACTGTTTCGGGCGGGCTCTTGATCTCGATGCCTCTCTTGTCCCGGCATGGCTTGCACGGGCAATGATGCATCGCCGGCGGGGAAGACTCAATGATGCCCTGGCCTGCTACGACCGGGTGCTCGAACTGGACAGATCCCATCCCGCCGCCCGTTACCACCGGGGAGGGGTTCTCGCCGCCCTAGGAAGAGCGGGAGAGGCTGTCGCCTGTTTTGAAAGTCTCCTCGACGACAACCCGCACTTTGTCGGAGCATGGATCGATCTCGGCTACGTTCACCTCTCCCGGCACCGCTACGGCGAGGCCGTCGCCTGCTATGACAGGGCGCTTGCCGACGTTCCGGAGAGCGCCCGCGCCTGGAGTCTGAAGGGCGGAGCGCTCTACGCCCTCGGGGAGTACCGGCAGGCGCTCTCGTGCTTTAACCGTGCGCTCTCCATCAATCCGCGGCACGCGGTCGCATGGAGTATGACCTGCTGTGTCCTCTGTCACCTGGGTCTCTATCGGCCGGCACTTCTCTGCGCCGAGAAATCGCTCGCGCTCGATCCGTCGTGCATGCTGACCAGCCAGGCCCGGGATATGCTCCGACGAATTCTGGAGGGGTGGTGA
- a CDS encoding MerR family transcriptional regulator has product MFSLITHLSPKALRLYDEKGLLVPAERDICTGYRYYTYAQIERAVRIKNLLWLGFSLDEAATLLSAKEQGDAGRVRTLFAERLVATEHEIRRLHAVQEVLQQQDPLFGGFRMSITEPEIKEIPALRVLSRRERGVYQEAIPRLIGELCAFFEAGNGQQSAAKMAGPIIFICHDEEYRETDADIEIAIPITGRVAVDTAAIEVRTLPAARVVSVLHTGPYSGVGAAYEKIFAYIGGHALALAGPTRELYFNDPAEVPETELLTEVQFPVREA; this is encoded by the coding sequence ATGTTCTCGCTGATCACGCACCTCTCGCCGAAGGCTCTCCGGCTCTACGACGAGAAGGGGCTCCTCGTCCCTGCCGAGCGTGATATCTGCACCGGATACCGCTACTACACCTACGCCCAGATCGAGCGGGCTGTCCGGATCAAAAACCTCCTCTGGCTCGGTTTTTCCCTGGATGAGGCCGCGACTCTTCTCTCTGCAAAGGAGCAGGGCGACGCCGGGAGGGTGCGCACTCTCTTTGCGGAGAGGCTTGTCGCGACAGAGCACGAGATCCGCAGGCTGCATGCGGTGCAGGAGGTCCTGCAGCAGCAGGATCCGCTCTTCGGAGGATTCCGTATGTCGATTACCGAACCTGAAATCAAGGAAATCCCTGCCCTCCGGGTACTCAGCAGGAGGGAGCGGGGCGTCTACCAGGAGGCGATCCCGCGACTGATCGGCGAACTCTGTGCGTTCTTCGAGGCCGGGAACGGACAACAGTCTGCTGCGAAGATGGCCGGCCCCATCATCTTCATCTGCCACGACGAGGAGTACCGGGAGACGGACGCCGATATCGAGATCGCCATCCCGATCACCGGCAGGGTCGCCGTCGATACCGCTGCAATCGAAGTCCGCACCCTTCCCGCGGCACGGGTCGTCTCCGTGCTCCACACCGGCCCGTATTCCGGTGTCGGGGCTGCGTACGAGAAGATCTTCGCGTATATCGGTGGACACGCCCTCGCTCTCGCAGGCCCGACCCGCGAACTCTACTTCAACGACCCCGCAGAGGTTCCCGAGACCGAGCTCCTGACCGAGGTGCAGTTCCCGGTTCGGGAAGCATAA
- a CDS encoding clostripain-related cysteine peptidase — translation MQRDRSGSSPLLSAGCVFLLFVLCMCCPGCLASGESGGGTLLAIYMVGSDLESEEGAGTADLLALVSGFSAPPEECRVVVAYGGAEKEGWRGMRIASITELREDAADGEIGNDAYFLEEYPGANMGDPDTLAGFLAYVDGFEGYGQRYVILWDHGDGYRGFGCDEVSGDDLPLDELGAAFAAGESRYDIIGFDACLMSMIEVAGVLEPHAGLLLASEETEPGSGWEYEPIGRELSENPCMPPEAFGRFVVDSFMENPDDKKTLALIDLGRTGEALAALDGLGTTLRGEVENGAFEPVGRSLWHAQAFDSIPSEGVQTSLDLTDLALRLQQAVPAAAAESGRLIAALDRFVLYARDDGLFTRTGGVAIASPRYITSDTLVEYRGNATVSPAWDAFFDAYVETKSRDAEAPVLAPTGDGRTFTVSDNLAVAEVTVAYCVETEDASLPIGAVPVAPDTAGRFAVPGWDGEWYSLDAGDGTGLLLHLVYEGEIGDGCAVYSAPVEVIRGDELSRAELNAYIDPATHESELVLEFYDLDDAGKPAPWAEGWDDDSLLPGDHLTAYSVVDDESTECPERVALGSITVTETTRLSYGLLPVGSYSYGLIAEDFNGNVAWSDPVAVEVV, via the coding sequence ATGCAGCGTGACCGTTCTGGATCGTCTCCTCTCCTTTCCGCCGGGTGTGTGTTTCTCCTCTTCGTCCTGTGCATGTGCTGCCCGGGATGCCTCGCTTCGGGTGAAAGCGGCGGAGGGACGCTTCTCGCCATATATATGGTCGGGTCGGATCTCGAGAGTGAAGAGGGAGCAGGAACCGCCGATCTTCTGGCTCTGGTCTCCGGTTTTTCCGCCCCTCCAGAGGAGTGCCGTGTCGTGGTCGCGTACGGCGGAGCGGAGAAGGAAGGGTGGCGCGGGATGAGGATCGCCTCCATCACGGAGCTCCGGGAGGACGCTGCCGACGGGGAGATCGGGAACGACGCGTATTTCCTTGAGGAGTACCCCGGCGCCAATATGGGCGATCCCGACACCCTCGCGGGCTTTCTCGCCTACGTCGACGGGTTCGAGGGCTATGGGCAGCGTTACGTAATCCTCTGGGATCACGGCGATGGCTATCGAGGATTTGGCTGCGATGAAGTCTCGGGCGATGACCTGCCCCTCGACGAACTCGGCGCCGCCTTTGCAGCGGGAGAGAGCCGGTATGACATCATCGGGTTCGACGCCTGCCTGATGAGCATGATCGAGGTGGCCGGCGTGCTCGAGCCGCATGCCGGACTGCTCCTCGCATCGGAGGAGACCGAGCCCGGGAGCGGCTGGGAGTATGAACCGATAGGACGCGAGCTCTCGGAGAACCCCTGCATGCCCCCCGAGGCGTTCGGCAGATTCGTGGTCGACTCCTTTATGGAGAATCCTGACGATAAAAAGACGCTCGCGCTGATCGATCTCGGGAGGACTGGCGAGGCGCTGGCGGCGCTCGACGGCCTTGGAACCACGCTTCGCGGCGAGGTTGAAAACGGCGCCTTCGAGCCGGTCGGGAGATCGCTCTGGCACGCCCAGGCCTTCGACTCGATCCCGTCCGAGGGTGTGCAGACCTCCCTTGACCTCACCGATCTCGCCCTCCGCCTCCAGCAAGCCGTTCCCGCCGCCGCGGCAGAGAGCGGTCGGCTTATCGCGGCGCTCGATCGGTTCGTGCTCTATGCGCGGGATGATGGGCTCTTTACACGGACGGGCGGTGTCGCGATAGCCTCGCCGCGATACATCACGAGCGATACGCTCGTGGAATATCGTGGCAACGCAACCGTCTCGCCGGCGTGGGACGCGTTCTTCGATGCGTACGTCGAGACGAAGTCCCGGGATGCCGAAGCGCCGGTGCTGGCCCCGACCGGCGACGGCCGGACGTTCACCGTCTCCGACAACCTCGCCGTTGCCGAAGTGACGGTCGCTTACTGCGTCGAGACGGAGGATGCCTCCCTGCCGATAGGAGCAGTGCCGGTCGCGCCCGATACCGCCGGACGGTTTGCCGTTCCCGGGTGGGACGGTGAGTGGTACTCGCTCGACGCCGGTGACGGAACAGGGCTGCTCCTGCACCTGGTCTATGAGGGCGAGATCGGTGACGGCTGCGCTGTCTACTCCGCCCCGGTCGAGGTGATCCGGGGCGATGAGCTCTCCCGCGCTGAGCTGAATGCCTACATCGATCCCGCGACGCACGAGAGCGAGCTCGTCCTCGAGTTCTACGATCTCGATGATGCGGGAAAACCGGCACCCTGGGCAGAGGGGTGGGACGACGACTCCCTCCTCCCGGGAGATCATCTCACCGCCTACTCGGTAGTCGATGACGAATCGACGGAATGCCCTGAACGCGTGGCGCTCGGGAGCATCACCGTGACCGAAACCACCCGCCTCTCCTACGGGCTGCTGCCTGTCGGCAGCTACTCTTATGGCCTCATCGCCGAGGACTTCAACGGCAACGTCGCGTGGTCGGATCCGGTTGCCGTCGAGGTTGTGTAA
- a CDS encoding GNAT family N-acetyltransferase: protein MPIPETLLTDRLRIRPYLPDDLDSLVCFFNDPRVTRYTDLPEGQTREETAAFLDMLIASYATDEPIFAFAVTRRDTGEIIGSCGFAPMDDGNTVQLYYAFFPGHWGKGYATEASRRMIEYVFSLRRWDTIVVDSSPENPASGRVAERLGMRAVGTVELDGRLSRRYVLNRA, encoded by the coding sequence ATGCCGATTCCCGAAACACTCCTCACAGATCGTCTTCGTATCCGCCCTTACCTGCCTGACGACCTTGACTCCCTCGTCTGTTTCTTCAACGATCCCCGGGTCACCCGGTATACCGATCTGCCGGAGGGGCAGACCCGCGAGGAGACCGCTGCCTTTCTGGATATGCTCATCGCGTCGTATGCCACGGACGAACCGATATTCGCCTTTGCCGTGACCAGAAGGGATACCGGGGAGATTATCGGATCGTGCGGGTTCGCACCGATGGACGACGGGAATACCGTCCAGCTGTATTACGCCTTCTTCCCCGGGCACTGGGGGAAGGGGTACGCGACCGAAGCGAGCAGGAGGATGATCGAGTACGTCTTCTCACTCCGACGCTGGGACACTATTGTCGTCGATTCATCTCCTGAAAATCCTGCATCGGGGCGGGTTGCCGAACGACTCGGCATGCGGGCGGTCGGTACCGTCGAGTTGGACGGCCGCCTGTCCCGGCGGTACGTGCTGAACCGGGCGTGA
- a CDS encoding PEGA domain-containing protein gives MQIKTLAKTFSATIVLLLLVGITGTAAAETIGGDQGWYVVHANVDGADVYFDGDYKGQIANGELNVPIYTTGTPYQTYTVSKEGYTTFTDQVSQFPAKGETVDLYATLNPATPTPGQIGGDQGWYVVHANVNGAEVYFDNEHKGTISDGTLSVPVYTTGTPYQTFAVSKAGYSTYTGEISQYPAKGETVDLYATLNPATPAPTQQTPVSPITVLIGLLGAGMLLVFRRA, from the coding sequence ATGCAGATAAAAACCCTCGCAAAAACCTTCTCAGCGACAATCGTCCTGCTGCTCCTCGTCGGCATCACCGGAACGGCTGCAGCCGAGACCATCGGCGGCGACCAGGGATGGTACGTCGTCCACGCCAACGTCGACGGCGCCGACGTCTACTTCGACGGCGACTACAAAGGACAGATCGCAAACGGTGAACTGAACGTCCCGATCTACACCACCGGAACACCCTACCAGACCTACACAGTCTCAAAGGAGGGCTATACGACTTTCACCGATCAGGTTAGCCAGTTCCCGGCAAAGGGCGAGACCGTCGACCTTTACGCGACCTTAAATCCGGCAACCCCCACTCCGGGACAGATCGGCGGTGACCAGGGCTGGTACGTCGTTCACGCCAATGTCAATGGTGCCGAGGTTTACTTCGACAACGAACACAAGGGCACCATCAGCGACGGGACCCTGAGCGTACCGGTCTACACCACCGGAACCCCTTACCAGACCTTCGCCGTCTCGAAGGCAGGATACTCGACCTACACCGGCGAGATCAGCCAGTATCCCGCAAAGGGCGAGACCGTTGACCTCTACGCAACCTTAAACCCGGCAACCCCCGCCCCGACGCAGCAGACGCCCGTCAGCCCGATCACCGTTCTGATCGGTCTCCTTGGAGCGGGCATGCTCCTCGTGTTCCGGCGTGCATAA
- a CDS encoding ABC transporter permease, with amino-acid sequence MIGKDIILQLSVRSVRLHFLRSVLAALGIVIGVVAIAAMGMMGANMTLSVTDDLSEMANVLTVTAYTGNGGGGGFGPPGGGGSSSGSDDELLTESQFRDIEKIAAKYGTVYAVYQESDTIEIGDDTRKATIYGLDPDVIPEVLTLAEGAYPKSTASVVVGPTIAERNDLKIGSKIDIGDSDEGSTTTVRVVGILEERGMSMDLSTDSAIIGSEKLFVGIYGGEGEYKQVNIAVDNLDDVDTVKTEIEEQLNKKNDEVTVSDSSRMLESITSTLSTMTTFVMAIAGISLLVAAVSIFNVMMMSVNERIREIGILRSIGTQRDEILKMFVYEAGILGLVGAGIGAVLSLAIGYVVVLGMVGTAEYFFAPDSIVYVLMATLVGIVICVVTGVYPAWRASNLDPIEALRAE; translated from the coding sequence ATGATCGGGAAAGACATCATTCTCCAGCTCTCGGTGAGAAGTGTCCGGCTCCACTTCCTCAGGTCCGTCCTTGCCGCCCTCGGCATCGTGATCGGGGTCGTCGCCATCGCCGCAATGGGCATGATGGGCGCGAATATGACACTGTCGGTCACGGACGACCTCTCCGAAATGGCGAACGTCCTCACCGTCACGGCCTACACCGGAAACGGAGGAGGGGGCGGCTTCGGGCCGCCTGGAGGAGGAGGAAGTTCGTCCGGCAGTGACGATGAACTGCTGACCGAAAGCCAGTTTCGGGACATCGAAAAGATAGCTGCAAAATACGGGACGGTATACGCTGTATACCAGGAATCCGATACTATCGAGATAGGGGACGATACCAGAAAGGCGACCATCTACGGGCTCGATCCCGACGTAATCCCGGAGGTCCTCACTCTCGCGGAAGGGGCATACCCGAAGAGCACCGCCTCGGTTGTGGTCGGGCCGACTATTGCCGAACGCAACGACCTGAAGATCGGGAGCAAGATCGATATCGGCGACTCCGACGAGGGAAGTACCACAACCGTCCGCGTCGTCGGCATCCTCGAGGAGCGCGGCATGTCGATGGACCTGAGTACGGACTCGGCGATTATAGGGAGTGAGAAGCTCTTTGTCGGCATCTACGGCGGCGAAGGTGAGTATAAACAGGTCAACATCGCCGTGGACAACTTAGACGACGTCGACACCGTCAAGACAGAGATAGAGGAGCAGCTGAACAAGAAAAACGATGAGGTTACGGTCTCGGACAGCAGCAGGATGCTGGAGAGCATCACCTCGACGCTCTCGACGATGACGACGTTCGTGATGGCGATAGCAGGGATCTCGCTTCTCGTCGCCGCGGTCTCGATCTTCAACGTCATGATGATGTCGGTGAACGAACGGATCAGGGAGATCGGCATCCTGCGGAGCATCGGTACGCAACGGGACGAGATCCTGAAGATGTTCGTCTACGAGGCGGGGATCCTCGGGCTCGTGGGTGCGGGCATCGGTGCCGTCTTAAGTCTCGCCATCGGCTACGTGGTGGTGCTCGGGATGGTCGGGACCGCCGAGTACTTCTTTGCGCCCGACAGCATCGTGTACGTCCTTATGGCCACGCTCGTCGGCATCGTCATCTGCGTCGTTACCGGCGTGTACCCGGCATGGAGGGCGTCGAACCTCGACCCGATCGAGGCACTCCGGGCGGAGTAG